In Luteolibacter yonseiensis, a single window of DNA contains:
- a CDS encoding LamG-like jellyroll fold domain-containing protein: MTHNRSLNMLERSMRTDRLLALLAFGSLTAASQATTITVNNRWPGGEPPAAAIDGFAAKYLNYEGGNTGILVTPAKGATVATSIKLWTADDDSGRDPAFYQIFGTNKALTGSTFQSDDFTLVSQGMVSLPTLRSTSGKTALDESRSWTKSFANTQAYTSYLVVFPAVRGASTTLMQVGEIQLGSAAGGIFAPGDNVRGVEAERTIVHFAGPKTVVPAGEETSSFGIMFIPDTQFYARYSAPAGGNQFAVRFGSNPFEVQTEWIAKFANQLQIPMAVHLGDVVDRAGTAGEWDHASLAMKTLDDADYPYSILAGNHDVMNGGQWSNERNLASEPFRASFPLARAQQQSTFRGMSADGFNQYHIFEFQGQQFLQLALSWNADLASVAWAQQVIDTHPTLPVILSTHDYLAVDSDGVTARPSGFGDYLWENLVKKNDQIFMGIGGHNHGSAHRLKKNDFGNDVLEVVVDYQMAYQGGNGYLRLCEFDLKSNVIRSLSFSPWVPVKPEESLNEFDVAVMDDASNEYEVPMNFAQRFARFAPDFITGTINRNEPLIETVRDMTLDGYDQPAATAPVRPFDSEDYPHNGDKTLAHWRFNHGAVGSAVAFGQTIPDQSKNGLNPMSRVALANGAEAGDLVWTNDSHALSAAGGSVRFVGRTTIGSGRSHFATRTTAPLNGEFLRTGYTVEAIFKVDPEWSATTNAWMFIMGRDGKRGELPGWSGGGTESPPLQFAISNLREVQWEPTMYRANNTPYATAAWSGEIMNDTWTHVAIVNDPESKNTTMYVAGAPVLRNVNAADGIAGFPNNPWVIGAGMWNNGRGGGFFGNISEIRVSKGALASNQWLTARKNRVKGTGVRQALLGTASDDMISGNPGVDNLTGGGGADTFVFTSSRDGMDTITDFNPAEDMVNVAGLLDELNYTGRDPFTDGKLRLTDSASGAVLQFETPGRPGSYRNLVLFSGVPATQLHGKSVLIF, encoded by the coding sequence ATGACCCATAATAGATCTCTCAATATGTTGGAACGGTCGATGCGGACGGATCGTCTCCTGGCCCTGCTCGCGTTCGGCTCGCTCACGGCCGCATCGCAGGCCACCACCATCACGGTGAACAACCGCTGGCCCGGCGGCGAGCCGCCTGCCGCGGCCATCGACGGATTCGCCGCGAAATACCTGAACTACGAGGGCGGGAACACCGGCATCCTCGTCACTCCCGCGAAGGGAGCCACCGTGGCGACCAGCATCAAGCTGTGGACCGCGGATGACGATTCCGGCCGGGATCCCGCTTTCTATCAGATTTTCGGCACCAACAAGGCGCTCACGGGTTCCACCTTCCAATCCGATGACTTCACGCTTGTCTCGCAGGGCATGGTGTCCCTTCCGACCCTCCGCAGCACTTCCGGAAAGACCGCGCTGGACGAGAGCCGCTCGTGGACGAAATCGTTCGCGAACACGCAGGCCTATACCAGCTATCTCGTGGTTTTCCCGGCCGTACGCGGCGCCTCCACCACGCTGATGCAGGTGGGGGAGATCCAGCTCGGCTCGGCTGCCGGAGGCATTTTCGCTCCCGGAGACAACGTGCGCGGCGTGGAAGCGGAGCGCACGATCGTCCACTTCGCGGGACCGAAGACGGTTGTACCCGCAGGTGAGGAGACGAGCAGCTTCGGCATCATGTTTATCCCGGACACCCAGTTCTACGCACGCTACTCGGCTCCGGCCGGTGGCAACCAGTTCGCCGTACGCTTCGGCTCGAATCCGTTCGAAGTGCAGACGGAGTGGATCGCGAAGTTCGCGAACCAGCTCCAGATCCCCATGGCCGTGCACCTAGGCGACGTGGTGGACCGCGCCGGCACGGCGGGAGAGTGGGACCACGCGTCCCTCGCCATGAAGACGCTGGATGATGCGGACTATCCGTATTCCATCCTCGCCGGCAACCACGACGTGATGAACGGCGGCCAGTGGAGCAACGAGCGGAACCTGGCGAGCGAGCCATTCCGGGCGAGCTTCCCGCTGGCCCGCGCGCAGCAGCAGTCCACCTTCCGCGGCATGAGTGCGGATGGCTTCAACCAGTATCACATCTTCGAGTTCCAGGGGCAGCAGTTCCTCCAGCTCGCGCTCTCGTGGAACGCGGACCTCGCCTCCGTGGCATGGGCGCAGCAGGTCATCGACACGCACCCGACGCTTCCGGTCATCCTTTCCACCCACGACTATCTCGCCGTGGACAGCGACGGCGTGACGGCGCGTCCGAGCGGATTCGGCGACTACCTGTGGGAAAACCTGGTGAAGAAGAACGACCAGATCTTCATGGGCATCGGCGGTCACAACCACGGCTCCGCGCACCGTCTCAAGAAGAACGACTTCGGCAACGACGTGCTGGAGGTGGTGGTGGACTACCAGATGGCCTACCAAGGCGGCAACGGCTACCTCCGCCTCTGTGAGTTCGACCTGAAGAGCAATGTCATCCGCTCCCTGAGCTTCTCGCCATGGGTGCCGGTGAAGCCGGAGGAGAGCCTGAACGAATTCGACGTCGCCGTGATGGATGACGCGAGCAATGAGTACGAGGTCCCGATGAATTTCGCCCAGCGCTTCGCGAGGTTCGCGCCAGACTTCATCACCGGGACGATCAACCGCAACGAGCCGCTCATCGAGACCGTGCGCGACATGACCCTGGATGGCTACGACCAGCCGGCCGCCACGGCCCCGGTGCGCCCCTTCGATTCGGAGGACTACCCGCACAACGGAGACAAGACGCTCGCCCACTGGCGCTTCAACCACGGTGCCGTGGGAAGCGCGGTGGCGTTCGGACAGACGATTCCGGACCAATCGAAGAACGGCCTGAATCCGATGTCCCGTGTCGCGCTTGCGAACGGTGCGGAGGCCGGTGACCTGGTGTGGACCAACGATTCCCACGCGCTTTCCGCCGCGGGCGGCAGCGTGAGGTTCGTCGGACGGACCACGATCGGCTCCGGCCGCAGCCACTTCGCCACCCGGACGACCGCGCCGCTGAACGGCGAGTTCCTCCGCACGGGCTACACGGTGGAGGCGATCTTCAAGGTGGACCCGGAGTGGTCCGCCACCACGAACGCGTGGATGTTCATCATGGGCCGCGACGGCAAGCGTGGGGAACTTCCGGGCTGGAGCGGCGGCGGCACGGAGTCCCCGCCGCTGCAGTTCGCCATCTCGAACCTGCGCGAGGTGCAGTGGGAGCCGACCATGTATCGTGCGAACAACACTCCGTACGCCACCGCCGCCTGGTCCGGCGAGATCATGAACGACACCTGGACCCACGTGGCCATCGTCAACGACCCGGAAAGCAAGAACACCACCATGTATGTGGCCGGTGCTCCGGTGCTGCGGAATGTGAACGCCGCGGACGGCATCGCCGGATTCCCGAACAACCCATGGGTCATCGGTGCGGGCATGTGGAACAACGGACGCGGGGGCGGTTTCTTCGGAAACATCAGCGAGATCCGCGTTTCCAAGGGTGCGCTTGCCTCGAACCAGTGGCTCACCGCCCGCAAGAACCGCGTGAAGGGCACGGGCGTCCGCCAGGCCCTCCTCGGCACGGCGTCGGACGACATGATCTCCGGAAATCCCGGCGTCGACAACCTCACCGGCGGCGGTGGCGCGGACACCTTCGTCTTCACCTCGTCCCGTGATGGCATGGACACCATCACGGATTTCAACCCGGCCGAGGACATGGTGAACGTCGCCGGTCTTCTGGACGAGCTGAACTACACCGGCCGCGACCCGTTCACGGACGGCAAGCTGCGCCTCACGGACAGCGCGTCCGGAGCGGTCCTGCAATTCGAGACGCCGGGTCGTCCCGGTTCCTACCGGAACCTGGTGCTGTTCTCGGGTGTTCCCGCCACCCAGCTCCACGGCAAGAGCGTGCTGATCTTCTGA
- a CDS encoding Ca2+-dependent phosphoinositide-specific phospholipase C — protein MNRRATFIRDGWWMRFFFLILATVCAPASAEPALNQIQVIGSHNSYHIASPPELFAKIVESNPGAKSWNYTHPPLANQLDGGVRQFELDIFADSKGGLFASPQALELAGKNEAKAIPHQPDLLSKPGFKVFHIPDIDCWSNAPTLVLALRQMFEWSGRNPKHLPVMILVECKDQKEKTSPTVPETLNRSLLMDLEKEILSVIPADRILKPDDVRGGKPTLRESVIKQGWPGIESLRGKFIFALDNTDRTRDLYLEGNPSLEGRLLFVSAPSSGDPAAAWFKCNDPIREQEKIRDLVKAGFLVRTRADTNKPDPEMRTKAFDSGAQWISTDHFDTGAEYHAGFGKKRLVRINPMSGSGDPVEP, from the coding sequence TTGAATCGACGCGCCACCTTCATCCGCGACGGATGGTGGATGCGTTTTTTCTTTCTCATTCTGGCCACCGTCTGCGCTCCGGCGTCTGCCGAACCTGCATTGAACCAGATCCAGGTGATCGGAAGCCACAACTCCTACCACATCGCCTCGCCTCCGGAGTTGTTCGCGAAGATCGTCGAATCGAATCCTGGGGCGAAATCATGGAACTACACCCACCCGCCGCTGGCCAATCAGTTGGACGGCGGGGTCCGGCAGTTCGAACTCGATATTTTCGCCGATTCAAAAGGCGGGCTCTTCGCTTCTCCCCAAGCGCTGGAACTGGCGGGGAAAAACGAGGCGAAGGCCATTCCCCACCAACCCGATCTGCTTTCAAAGCCGGGTTTCAAGGTGTTCCACATTCCCGATATCGACTGCTGGAGCAACGCTCCGACCCTCGTCCTCGCGCTTAGGCAGATGTTCGAATGGTCCGGGCGGAATCCAAAACATCTGCCGGTCATGATCCTCGTGGAGTGCAAGGATCAGAAAGAGAAGACCTCTCCGACCGTTCCCGAGACACTGAACCGCTCCCTGCTCATGGATCTTGAAAAAGAGATCCTCTCCGTGATACCGGCGGACCGGATTCTCAAGCCGGATGATGTGAGGGGCGGCAAACCCACGTTGCGCGAGAGTGTCATCAAGCAGGGATGGCCGGGTATCGAATCACTCCGTGGGAAATTCATCTTCGCGCTCGATAACACCGACCGGACCAGGGATCTGTATCTCGAAGGAAATCCATCGCTCGAAGGGCGGCTGCTTTTCGTCAGCGCACCGTCATCCGGCGATCCCGCGGCCGCGTGGTTCAAATGCAATGATCCGATCCGGGAGCAGGAGAAGATCCGTGATCTGGTGAAGGCCGGTTTCCTCGTGCGGACCCGCGCCGATACCAACAAGCCGGACCCGGAAATGAGGACGAAGGCTTTCGACAGCGGCGCCCAGTGGATCAGCACCGACCATTTCGACACCGGAGCGGAATACCACGCGGGCTTTGGAAAGAAGCGTCTGGTGAGGATCAATCCGATGTCCGGTTCAGGTGATCCAGTCGAGCCCTGA
- a CDS encoding MGH1-like glycoside hydrolase domain-containing protein, whose protein sequence is MHRENERLAEDKAREKKWKRWGPYLSERQWGTVREDYSDHGNSWASFPHDHARRRAYRWGEDGLQGWTDRQCRMCFAPVLWNGNDTILKERLFGLGGNEGNHGEDVKECYYYLDSTPTHSYTKALYKYPHAAFPYTAIREKNQALGRTGPELELADMGLFDDGKYFDVIQEVAKRSPEDLLWRITVTNRGPKAATIHVLPTLWFRNIWSWGENRESPAKKPAIKADGTGVFASHETLGDYRFFVDSPNSKKVAPWLFTENETNFQTVFGTENPAPYVKDAFHRYLIQGEKSAISPTPSGTKSAAHFKFVVQPGKSITVRCRLHLATEDNGVKGFQGFDELFEQRISETDAFYEDIIPKGISHEERLICRQGYAGLLWTKQFFYYVVEDWLKGDNGAPPSPARLNGRNNDWQHFFARDVLSMPDKWEYPWFAAWDTAFHMIPFSGVDADFTKDQLLLLLREWYMHPNGQLPAYEWNFSDVNPPVHAWAVWRVYKISDPKGKRDMLFLERAFQKLLLNFTWWVNRKDVEGRHVFGGGFLGLDNIGVFDRSHALPGGGRLHQADGTAWMASYCLTMLSMALELALEKPAYEDIASKFFEHFVNICDAINALGGTGLWDDEDGFYYDQLIIDHQEPIPLRIRSLVGLLPMCAVTVLKQKTIDALPAFRKRMDWFLANRPDILKYITARRVSGDKNPGRCLLAIPSEKRLRKSLAYMLDPNEFLSDYGIRSLSKAHGEKPFIFDHDGKRHEVPYTPGEATTDMFGGNSNWRGPIWFPTNFLIIEALERYDYFYGDSFTIEYPTGSGKMATLREIAIDLCDRLISLFLPDKDGYRPCYGDAHRYSDVDHWKDLLLFHEYFHAETGEGLGASHQTGWTSLVVRLVRERREKLMNVRKPGPVVGTTVPVPF, encoded by the coding sequence ATGCATCGGGAAAACGAGCGACTCGCTGAGGATAAGGCACGTGAGAAAAAATGGAAACGCTGGGGGCCCTACCTCAGCGAACGCCAGTGGGGCACCGTGCGCGAGGATTATTCGGACCATGGCAACAGCTGGGCCAGCTTTCCCCACGACCACGCCCGCCGCCGCGCCTACCGCTGGGGTGAGGACGGATTGCAGGGCTGGACGGACCGCCAGTGCCGCATGTGCTTCGCGCCCGTGCTCTGGAACGGCAACGACACCATCCTCAAGGAGCGTCTTTTCGGTCTCGGTGGAAACGAGGGCAACCACGGGGAGGACGTGAAGGAATGCTATTATTACCTCGATTCCACCCCCACCCATTCCTACACCAAGGCCCTTTATAAATACCCGCACGCGGCGTTCCCCTACACCGCCATCCGCGAGAAAAACCAGGCGCTCGGCCGCACCGGTCCGGAACTGGAACTCGCCGACATGGGTCTCTTCGACGACGGAAAATACTTCGACGTCATACAGGAGGTCGCCAAGCGCAGCCCGGAAGACCTGTTGTGGCGCATCACCGTGACGAATCGCGGGCCGAAGGCGGCGACGATCCACGTCCTTCCCACGCTCTGGTTCCGCAACATCTGGAGCTGGGGGGAGAACCGCGAATCCCCCGCGAAAAAACCGGCCATCAAGGCCGACGGAACGGGCGTCTTCGCCTCCCATGAGACGCTGGGCGACTACCGGTTCTTCGTGGATTCGCCGAATTCGAAAAAAGTCGCACCGTGGTTGTTCACGGAGAACGAAACCAATTTCCAAACCGTCTTCGGCACGGAAAATCCGGCCCCCTACGTCAAGGACGCGTTCCATCGTTATCTCATCCAAGGCGAAAAATCCGCCATCTCCCCCACCCCCTCCGGCACGAAATCCGCAGCGCATTTCAAATTCGTCGTCCAGCCGGGAAAATCGATCACGGTCCGCTGCCGGCTCCACCTGGCCACCGAGGACAACGGAGTGAAGGGATTCCAAGGCTTCGACGAACTCTTCGAGCAACGCATCTCGGAAACCGACGCCTTTTACGAAGACATCATCCCCAAGGGCATCTCCCATGAAGAGCGGCTCATCTGCCGCCAGGGCTATGCCGGCCTGCTGTGGACCAAACAGTTCTTCTACTACGTCGTCGAGGACTGGCTGAAAGGAGACAACGGCGCGCCGCCCTCCCCCGCCCGGTTGAACGGCCGCAACAACGACTGGCAGCATTTCTTCGCGCGGGACGTCCTGTCGATGCCGGACAAGTGGGAGTATCCCTGGTTCGCCGCGTGGGACACCGCCTTCCACATGATCCCGTTCTCCGGGGTCGATGCGGATTTCACCAAGGACCAGCTCCTGCTGCTCCTGCGTGAGTGGTACATGCACCCGAACGGCCAGCTCCCCGCCTACGAGTGGAATTTCTCCGACGTCAATCCGCCGGTGCATGCCTGGGCCGTGTGGCGGGTTTACAAGATTTCCGATCCGAAAGGCAAACGCGACATGCTTTTCCTCGAGCGCGCTTTCCAGAAGCTCCTGCTCAATTTCACCTGGTGGGTGAACCGCAAGGACGTGGAAGGACGCCACGTCTTCGGCGGCGGATTCCTGGGGCTCGACAACATCGGGGTCTTCGACCGCTCCCACGCCCTGCCCGGCGGGGGGCGCCTCCATCAGGCGGACGGCACCGCGTGGATGGCATCCTACTGCCTCACCATGCTCTCGATGGCGCTGGAACTCGCTCTGGAAAAACCCGCCTACGAAGACATCGCTTCCAAATTTTTCGAGCACTTCGTCAACATCTGCGACGCCATCAACGCCCTCGGCGGCACAGGCTTGTGGGACGACGAGGACGGGTTTTATTACGACCAGCTCATCATCGACCATCAGGAGCCGATCCCGCTGCGCATCCGCTCGCTCGTGGGCCTGCTGCCGATGTGCGCGGTCACCGTGCTCAAGCAGAAGACCATCGACGCGCTGCCCGCCTTCCGCAAACGCATGGACTGGTTCCTCGCGAACCGTCCGGACATCCTGAAATACATCACCGCCCGCCGCGTTTCCGGTGACAAGAACCCCGGCCGCTGCCTGCTCGCCATCCCGTCGGAAAAACGCCTGCGCAAGAGCCTGGCCTACATGCTCGACCCGAACGAATTCCTCTCGGACTACGGCATCCGCTCGCTCAGCAAGGCTCATGGTGAGAAACCGTTCATCTTCGACCACGATGGGAAGCGCCACGAGGTCCCCTACACTCCGGGTGAGGCGACCACCGACATGTTCGGCGGAAATTCCAACTGGCGCGGACCCATCTGGTTCCCGACGAACTTCCTCATCATCGAGGCTCTCGAACGCTACGACTATTTCTACGGCGACTCCTTCACCATCGAGTATCCCACCGGTTCGGGAAAAATGGCGACGCTGCGGGAGATCGCCATCGATCTCTGCGACCGCCTCATCTCGCTCTTCCTTCCGGACAAGGACGGCTACCGGCCCTGCTATGGAGACGCCCACCGCTACAGCGATGTGGACCACTGGAAAGACCTCCTGCTTTTCCACGAATATTTCCACGCCGAAACCGGCGAAGGCCTCGGAGCGTCGCACCAGACCGGCTGGACCTCGCTGGTCGTCCGTCTCGTCCGCGAGAGAAGGGAAAAACTCATGAACGTCCGCAAGCCCGGACCCGTCGTGGGGACCACCGTGCCGGTGCCGTTCTGA
- the htpG gene encoding molecular chaperone HtpG, protein MSDTTVEKHSFQAEIQQLLDLVVHSLYTDKEIFLRELISNASDSMEKLRLIESTEKDIHSAGLPLEIHITTDAEAKTVTIADHGIGMTREELVKNLGTIAHSGTKAFLKNMKDSGSTPGNMIGQFGVGFYSAFMVADEVKVHTRSWRNDGEELVWTSDGKTGYEIEESPGQERGVKIVMHLKEELSEYSEETRLKHLIETYSNFVGFPIFLNGKRINEVEALWLKNKSEISEEEYKAFYQFACKAWDEPSYRLHFSADAPIAINALIFVPSENPERMGFNKTEAGVALYSKKVLIDADPKGLLPDWMRFVKGVVDSADIPLNISRETMQDSALVKKIGSVISKRIIKMFEKEAEADPDKYRAFYKKFDRYFKEGIATDYSSKDALAKLLRFETSLTDAGSVCGFADYVGRVKDGQESIYYLVGGSREQVESSPYIEAFKARGLEVIYFTDAVDEYVVEQLGEFDGKKLVSIRHGGVDLEDHSAEGDSLTEEQTTALCDFLKEELGDRVTSVASGKRLVDSPIIALVPSDGMSPQIRQMMKAMDENFKDEVKVELEINPRHPLVKKLSEAKDSNPELAKLVALQLLDNALIAAGLLEDARDTVKRMNALIEKAMG, encoded by the coding sequence ATGAGCGATACCACCGTTGAAAAACACAGCTTCCAGGCCGAAATCCAGCAATTGCTCGATCTCGTCGTCCACTCACTCTACACGGACAAGGAGATCTTCCTCCGCGAACTGATTTCGAACGCCTCGGACTCCATGGAAAAACTCCGTCTCATCGAGAGCACGGAGAAGGACATCCACAGCGCCGGGCTGCCGCTGGAGATCCACATCACCACCGACGCCGAGGCGAAGACCGTGACCATCGCGGACCACGGCATCGGCATGACGCGCGAGGAACTGGTGAAGAACCTCGGCACCATCGCCCACTCCGGCACCAAGGCTTTCCTGAAAAACATGAAGGACAGCGGCAGTACGCCGGGCAACATGATCGGCCAGTTCGGCGTCGGCTTCTACTCCGCCTTCATGGTGGCGGACGAGGTGAAGGTCCACACCCGCAGCTGGCGGAACGACGGCGAGGAGCTCGTCTGGACCAGCGATGGCAAGACCGGCTACGAGATCGAGGAATCCCCTGGCCAGGAGCGCGGCGTGAAAATCGTCATGCATCTGAAGGAGGAGCTGTCGGAATACTCCGAGGAAACCCGTCTCAAGCACCTCATCGAGACCTACAGCAATTTCGTCGGCTTCCCGATCTTCCTCAACGGCAAGCGCATCAACGAGGTCGAGGCGCTCTGGTTGAAGAACAAGTCCGAGATTTCCGAGGAGGAATACAAGGCGTTCTACCAATTCGCCTGCAAGGCATGGGACGAGCCGTCCTACCGTCTGCATTTCAGCGCGGACGCCCCCATCGCCATCAACGCGCTCATTTTCGTGCCAAGCGAGAATCCCGAGCGCATGGGCTTCAACAAGACCGAGGCCGGAGTCGCGCTCTATTCGAAAAAAGTCCTCATCGACGCCGACCCCAAGGGCCTGCTTCCCGATTGGATGCGTTTCGTGAAGGGCGTGGTCGACAGCGCGGACATCCCGCTGAACATCTCCCGCGAGACCATGCAGGACAGCGCGCTGGTCAAGAAGATCGGCAGCGTCATCAGCAAGCGCATCATCAAGATGTTTGAAAAGGAAGCGGAAGCCGACCCGGACAAATACCGCGCGTTCTACAAGAAGTTCGACCGCTATTTCAAGGAAGGCATCGCCACGGACTACTCGAGCAAGGACGCGCTTGCCAAGCTGCTGCGTTTCGAAACCTCCCTTACCGACGCCGGTTCCGTCTGCGGGTTCGCCGATTATGTCGGTCGCGTGAAGGATGGCCAGGAGTCGATCTACTACCTCGTCGGCGGCAGCCGCGAGCAGGTCGAGAGCAGCCCCTACATCGAGGCGTTCAAGGCACGGGGACTGGAAGTCATCTATTTCACCGATGCCGTGGACGAATACGTCGTCGAGCAGCTCGGTGAGTTCGATGGCAAGAAACTCGTCTCCATCCGCCACGGTGGTGTGGACCTTGAGGACCATTCCGCCGAAGGAGATTCACTCACGGAGGAGCAGACCACCGCGCTGTGCGATTTCCTCAAGGAAGAGCTGGGCGACCGCGTCACCTCCGTCGCCAGCGGCAAGCGCCTCGTGGACAGCCCGATCATCGCCCTCGTTCCAAGCGATGGCATGAGCCCGCAGATCCGCCAGATGATGAAAGCGATGGACGAGAACTTCAAAGACGAGGTGAAGGTGGAGCTGGAGATCAACCCGCGCCACCCGCTGGTGAAAAAGCTCTCCGAGGCGAAGGACTCCAATCCCGAACTCGCCAAGCTCGTCGCGCTCCAGCTTCTCGACAACGCCCTCATCGCCGCGGGTCTCCTGGAAGACGCCCGCGACACCGTGAAGCGCATGAACGCGCTCATTGAAAAAGCGATGGGCTGA
- a CDS encoding exonuclease domain-containing protein: MKVNCPSCTLSIAGAKSAMGTRVACPDCRHSFYWTDRWHAGESFVVYDLETTGLDPEQDEFIQIAAMRFTAGCLCPEETFASYAKPRRRISSFIESYTGVTNRHVADAKRPEEVLMEFAAWSGDATLIAHNGLRFDSKFLTATCRRHGLPMREVHGIDTIHMSKMLFGKTRGTGHSLDHLIARLRINQQGIRRHDARGDVEILGQAVLGMWQRLGLDRAFNGVQRHGTHLPV, encoded by the coding sequence ATGAAAGTCAACTGCCCGAGCTGCACGCTCTCCATCGCAGGCGCGAAGTCCGCGATGGGGACCCGTGTCGCCTGCCCCGATTGCCGGCATTCCTTCTACTGGACCGACCGCTGGCACGCGGGGGAAAGCTTCGTGGTTTACGACTTGGAGACCACCGGCCTGGACCCCGAGCAGGACGAGTTCATCCAAATCGCCGCCATGCGGTTCACGGCGGGCTGCCTGTGTCCGGAGGAGACCTTCGCGAGTTATGCGAAACCCCGGCGGAGGATCTCATCATTCATCGAGAGCTACACCGGCGTCACCAACCGCCACGTCGCGGATGCGAAACGGCCGGAGGAGGTGCTGATGGAATTCGCCGCCTGGTCCGGCGACGCCACCCTGATCGCGCACAACGGCCTGCGCTTCGATAGCAAATTCCTCACCGCCACCTGCCGCCGCCATGGCCTGCCCATGCGCGAGGTCCACGGTATCGACACCATCCACATGTCCAAGATGCTCTTTGGTAAAACCCGTGGCACCGGCCATTCGCTGGACCACCTCATTGCCCGCCTCCGCATCAACCAGCAAGGCATCCGCCGCCACGACGCGCGCGGCGACGTGGAAATCCTCGGCCAGGCCGTCCTGGGCATGTGGCAGCGTCTCGGCCTCGACCGGGCGTTCAACGGAGTCCAAAGGCACGGCACCCACCTGCCGGTTTGA
- a CDS encoding PhoPQ-activated protein PqaA family protein: MSAIPTDLANYVAKPEPQSTWTIEDTRTFGTTTAWRLKLTSQVWQGITWTHDLLVVKPDGVPTDKVLLLNDGGGASVQRAMYAALLAGKIKAPVAMLLGVPNQPLFEGKKEDDLIAETFVRYLDTGDASWPLLFPMVKSVVKAMDTLQEFSRKQWQQPVEKFIVGGASKRGWTTWLTAASDPRVMAITPMVIDVLNMREQLTHQQQSLGGPSNEISPYTSRGLVPIADTPQAKSLWTMVDPWTYRERFTMPKLIVLGNNDPFWSTDALNLYWDALPGEKYISYSPNAGHDLMERDAAGKKLNADRAINNVSAFVRHQLTGRPLPKIGWKHTTLPDGTQTLTVTTTPAPREARLWIARSDTRDFRKARWESHPIELKEDQPITVNLPKPEKGFTASYADLGYQIDDLPQWLCTQMRVVGSDVD; the protein is encoded by the coding sequence GTGTCCGCGATCCCCACGGACCTCGCCAATTATGTGGCGAAGCCGGAACCGCAATCCACCTGGACCATTGAAGACACCCGTACATTCGGCACCACCACGGCATGGCGGCTGAAGCTCACCTCTCAGGTCTGGCAGGGCATCACCTGGACGCATGACCTGCTGGTCGTGAAACCGGACGGCGTGCCAACCGACAAGGTGCTCCTGCTGAACGACGGCGGCGGAGCATCCGTCCAGCGGGCCATGTATGCCGCCCTCCTGGCCGGCAAGATCAAGGCCCCGGTGGCCATGTTGCTCGGCGTTCCGAACCAACCGTTGTTCGAGGGGAAAAAGGAGGACGACCTCATCGCGGAGACCTTCGTCCGCTACCTCGACACCGGCGACGCGTCCTGGCCGCTGCTGTTCCCCATGGTGAAGAGCGTGGTGAAGGCGATGGACACCCTGCAGGAATTCAGCAGGAAGCAATGGCAGCAGCCGGTGGAGAAATTCATCGTCGGCGGGGCCTCCAAACGTGGCTGGACCACCTGGCTGACCGCCGCCAGCGATCCCCGGGTGATGGCCATCACCCCGATGGTGATCGACGTGCTGAACATGCGCGAGCAGCTCACCCATCAACAACAATCCCTCGGCGGTCCCAGCAACGAGATCTCCCCCTATACCAGCCGCGGCCTCGTCCCCATCGCCGACACCCCACAGGCGAAAAGCCTGTGGACCATGGTCGATCCGTGGACCTACCGGGAGCGTTTCACCATGCCCAAGCTGATCGTCCTGGGGAACAACGACCCCTTCTGGAGCACGGACGCCCTCAACCTCTACTGGGACGCCCTGCCCGGAGAAAAATACATCTCCTACTCCCCGAACGCCGGCCACGACCTGATGGAACGCGACGCCGCAGGCAAGAAACTCAACGCGGACCGCGCCATCAACAACGTCTCCGCATTCGTCCGCCACCAGCTCACCGGCAGGCCTCTGCCAAAGATCGGCTGGAAACACACCACCCTGCCCGACGGCACCCAGACCCTCACCGTCACCACCACCCCCGCCCCCCGCGAGGCGCGCCTCTGGATCGCCCGCTCCGACACCCGGGACTTCCGCAAGGCCCGCTGGGAATCACACCCCATCGAACTCAAGGAAGATCAACCCATCACCGTGAACCTCCCCAAACCGGAAAAAGGCTTCACCGCCTCCTACGCCGACCTCGGCTACCAGATAGATGACCTTCCGCAATGGCTGTGCACGCAGATGCGGGTCGTGGGAAGTGATGTTGATTGA